Proteins found in one Fusarium oxysporum Fo47 chromosome V, complete sequence genomic segment:
- a CDS encoding emp24/gp25L/p24 family/GOLD-domain-containing protein, translating to MKFLLPLLSLSAAANALHFFIDGTTPRCFYEELPKDTLVVGHYTAEEWDDRVSAWVKHDGISIYINVDEIFDNDHRVVSQRGAASGRFTFSAADAGDHKICFTPSSSSGRTSWLSAKNPNGGIKLTLDLVIGETNQIESSDKGKIQDITSRVKDLNARLADIRREQVFQREREAEFRDQSESTNARVIRWIIIQLIVLGITCTWQLSHLRSFFIKQKLT from the exons ATGAAATTCCTACTTCCTCTCCTGTCGCTCAGCGCCGCTGCGAATGCGCTGCATTTCTTCATCGACGGCACAACCCCCAGATGCTTTTACGAGGAGTTGCCCAAGGATACACTTGTCGTTGGACATTACACTGCTGAGGAGTGGGATGACCGAGTATCAGCTTGGGTAAAGCATGACGGTATCAGCATCTACATCAACGTCGAC GAAATATTCGACAACGATCATCGTGTCGTTTCTCAGCGCGGCGCTGCTTCTGGCCGCTTTACATTCTCCGCCGCCGATGCTGGCGACCACAAGATCTGCTTCACCCCTTCGTCCAGCTCTGGCCGCACTTCGTGGCTCTCCGCCAAGAACCCAAATGGCGGCATCAAGTTGACTCTTGACTTGGTCATTGGTGAGACCAACCAAATCGAGAGCAGCGATAAGGGAAAGATCCAGGATATCACATCACGTGTCAAGGACCTCAACGCTCGTCTTGCTGATATCCGCAGAGAACAAGTATTCCAGCGT GAGCGAGAGGCCGAGTTCCGAGATCAATCCGAGTCTACAAACGCCCGTGTCATTCGATGGATCATCATCCAGCTTATCGTGCTTGGCATCACCTGCACCTGGCAGCTTTCCCACCTTCGATCATTCTTCATTAAGCAGAAGCTCACCTAG